Below is a genomic region from Ascaphus truei isolate aAscTru1 chromosome 8, aAscTru1.hap1, whole genome shotgun sequence.
TTAAATATCAGCTACAAATGCATAGGccaggagaggccaactccaCAGTCCTCAACAAcgggtcaggtcttaaggatatccctgcttcagcacaggtggctcaatcagtggctctgaaatagggatagccttaaaacctgacctgtttgtggcctttgaggactggagttggccacccctggcgtAGGGCATGTAATAGGATTAATCTACTCTATATATCTACCACTACATCATTATATCACAGAAGACACAGACTCCCCTTTAAAAACAACGTCACTCCTTTTCAGCTTTTTGAAGGGGAGCCTGCGGTTTCATCCTATACCTCAATATTAGactaagctctatggggcagggactcaatgtgtctgcaaaattctatgtacagtgctacataataaaaatgtgtacgcacgcacgcacgcacgcgcgcgcgcgcacacacggtGTTAAGCATTTAGAGACTCAATGCAGTGGTGTTGTACGATGCGCTCTGGATTCTGCTGCAGACCTTACATATTACACCTGGCTATTTACATGCAACGTTACACGGAAGCGGGTCAAACTTAACAATGGGAATCTCATGCCAGACAGAGGAAGGTCAGTGGTGGCGGAGGACAGATGTATCAACTTCAACAATGAGTAATAAACACCAACGGctgaatgaacacacacacacacacacacaggaaaggGATAGGAAAGACATCGCTGGGAAAGATTGAGCAACGAAGCACAAACCTGCAAACCAGGTTCATTGTGGCCTTTCTAAAAACATTTATCCCTATAAAATATAGTCGCAAGCTGCACCGATGCAGTTCAACGCACCTTAGATCTCTCCCGTCTCAATAGTTACTAGGAAGCAATAACCAAAATGCCAACCACTAGTGTTTTGAATCTTTAGTGCATATTTGTACACAAGCTCTATGGGTGGCAAACTGTTCCGGTTGGCACAGTCATCTTAAAAAGATTTTTGGAAGATAGCCCACCTCATTGGCTGCAACCTGAAGCCTCTCCTTGTCCAGGTGCTTCATTTTCTAGTAAGAAGGAAAACAGACCCACGATTACCGTACACACCCAATCCCTCCGCTAGCGATGGCGACAAAAAAAAGCAAGCCTCCAATCCTAAAGCTGGATgcactaacccaggggtgctgAGCGCCAGTCCTCCAAACCAACCCAtctcccccaaacaggtcaggttttcaggatatcccagcttcagcacaggtggctcaatcacaaagactgagccagctgtgctgaagcatggacatcctgaaaacctgatctgtcgggggggggggggggggcggggggtggacTTGAGGAcagaagttgagcacccctgcgctAACCATTGCAGCTAGTATTACACAAAACTAGCCTGACTGCTACTGTTTCGCAGACACGTCACAAAAAGAATCGACTTTTCCTCCGTGAGGGAAGACACTACTTTCGCCATTTTGTACGATTTCCAGATAAAATGCCCGACTTGCTCAACTCAATGTAAAAAGTCCTTTTCTATACATGGGCAGTAACCACGGCCGTACCACATCGCACACCGTTACACCGCTTTGCCTTTTATTAAAATCAATTACATTCACAAAGCAAACTAATAGCAATAACAGCTTTTTACAAGCTAATAAGTAAAGGAAACACCCATTACCGCTTTGTTATAAATCACTCCACATGCATTCTCTCCTCTCATTGTGCAATACACATTTACCACAAATACAGCTaccaaaaaaatgtatatatccaCAAAATCTGAAGTGCATGTTGGACAGTATTTGAAAGTGTTTTTTTAGAATAAAGCAATCCTGAACATAAACAAAGAGGCAGCAGTGTCTTATCTACAAGTATAGATTTAATAGCAGAAAGGCAGCCGACACTGGTAGATTGAAGAAATATATCTTTATTGAGATTACATATTCCTCAGCTGCCTTTCTGCCATTGAATCTGTTCCAAAATTAGATCTACTAACTACAGCAGTGGTTTGCAACCTTtttttaaggaaccctatgtgaaattctgaggaaccccaaccctctctaatagcgcgtctgagataagatacattgtaaggaaccccaaccctctctaatagcagcgcgtttgagatcagatgcattgtaaggaaccccaaccctctctaataatagcgcgtgtgagatcagatgcattgtaaggaaccccaaccctctctaatagcgcgtctgagatcagatgcattgtaaggaaccccaaccctctctaataatagcacgtctgagatcagatgcattgtaagttcttctgtatttgatataattttcaaatcaccagaaaattgcagggaaccctttagggatgccctggGAATCCAAGGGTTCCTAGCAACCAGTGGTGAAAAACATTGTACTGCAGGATTAGACCCCCGACAGCATATGGTGCATCGCAATTATCTGTTCCGGTACAGTGAGTATTATAGGAGTTCATGCTCTTACTAATCCGTTTTCTAAGTTTATCTACAAGTATACCAGCCAGAAAGGTTTGCAGAAAGGTTCTCACCTCGATGGCTGAATAGGCTTCCCGGAACATTACACGACTGCTAACACTGCAGTAGACACACCCCATGGTCATAAAAAGACAGAAGGAGAGGAAATAGCGATGGTTGTAATGTCCCACACAATTGTTCAACCAGGCTACCACACGGAGTTAAGGGGTAGTAACACAACATCACAGAGAAGTATAGGGCTTTATGCTAGTGTTGAATACCAGTGGGCCCACTATTCTAATTTTAGCATTGCAGCCCGAGGCAACGCATGGCTGCAAAAGTGCTCCAGTCAATAAACAATTACTGTAAGCGGAGAGTGGGTCTGCGTTGTCCATACATAATGATAAGTCCCTtctggcatcaaaggggttaaacaaaCTCATGCGTGTGATTGTTTTTTCAGGCTATTGCTGCAGTTTTGTAATAAAGGAGGAGTTAGTGAGTGTTAACACATCAAACAAAAGTTGACACCCAACGGTCCCTGGACACATTTAACATAAAACTTTGTGATTTCATGAGGTCCACTCAGCTCCTCAGTTCTACACTGAAGTAGGACGAGGGGGGCTTCCTACTCCTATAGTAACTGCAATCTTGTGGAGTCCAACTTGGTAGCACTCCAGTAACTTCTACCTTTTGAGACTCAAAGTCTTACGGAAGGGAAATAGGAATCAACAGTTGTAATTATTGGGAAAAACTGCACACTGCTGTGGGCCACTTTTGTTACAGACAGCAGAGGCCAACACCCAGAAGTCTCTCATTCATAAAGCATCCATCAAGTGGAAGAGATGGTGAATGATGTTCTTGAAATGAAGACTAATTGGTCCAAGTCTGACCCACTTGTTATAATCACACCAGTTTAGGGAAGTATACGTTCATGTCTTCCCATAAGGCCGGCACACAAATAGGAGCAGTAACTCCTGTGTACGGGGCCTCCACCCCAGGAAACCACTCTATCCAAAATGTCGTGAAAATCTCAAAGGGAAGAGTGAGGTTTTCCTCTCAACTTTAGGTCTGCAAATGTATTTTAAGAAGTACTGATTCAGTCCATGCCAGAAAAAGGCTTCTGCTAAAACGTCCACTCCTTTGTCAATAGTGAAATAAAACCTGGCTTAATGAGCCATGCAGATTTAACACCAGACGGTAAAACATTACACAGATATCATCAATCAGAAGATTGTAGAGGTTTGAATATGGCTATCACTCTGCTTCCTAAGGATTTGCTGGCACAAAGCAAGTGATTTTCAGAGGACTGTTCTTCTGCCCTCACATCCCCCAAAAAGTGACTATTAATATTCAGAAAGGATACGGCAGTGATGATCCATTTTGAGAACGCACCTAAGGAAATAAAGACGTGTTGACAtgacaaatgttaaaaaaaaaaattgccattcAAGAACGCGAAAGAAACATCCTGTTCTGTGTTTTAACAAAGACAAGGTGTACGGAACTATAAACAGAGGTCACTATGTGACTGAAAGCCGGAGATGTgactgctaatacctcctccgcGTGTTCACTCACTACTGTAATAAGCAAGACTTTATTCTTCAGTAGAATGAAAAACACTATCGTGTGTAGAAGTGTCTTCTGAACCATAATTAAAACAATTTATAAACCATAATTGGGGCCCAAAACCACACCGCTTCTGACTTATTAGCACACCACACAATGACTTCCTCATTTCATTCCCATTAAACCTGCATGATTGTAGGGTGGAATGTTTGTAACAACTTGTTTTAATTACACTTTAGAAACTTCTAGGTCACCTATTAAAACAACTGCAGTGCTAAATATAATTTTAACTGCCAAATATTTATAAAACTgtacagcaggggttctcaactccagccctcaaaacCCCTCaataggtcagattttcaggatagccctgcttcagcacaggtggctcaatcagaggctcagtctttgacagtcAAAGACTCAgtgtcagtcaaagactgagcccctgagccacttgtgctgaagcagggctatcctgaaaacctgacctgttgggggatcttgaggaatggagttgagaaccccagcTGTACAATCattttgaataaaaataaataaaaaataaaaataaatgaattgtTTTAAAACAATTAAATAGGGattaacccccccccaaaaaaaatgtaaaaagggGCAATGCAGTGATGCAGCACGATTAGAAAAATGTCAAAGGTGCAATATTGAAATATAGTATCTTTCCCCAGTATGATAAAAAATGTCGTATTGTAATCTTTTCGAGATGGGCAGTTTAAACCATAAATCCATATTTACAGTAATTGCCCACGTTTCCCGCTCACCTGCTGCAGATGCTGCAGTGATGTGTCCGTGCGGGTTTAGGTGCTATGCATTTCCTGCAAATAGACACAGAGGGGGTATCCGTTTGAGCCTGCAGAGAACACAAAGCAGCAATGGAAGATTACATTAGGATTTACAAACACCTTTGCTATGCAGTGTCATGAAACATCCCTCAGCACAACCGTCATTTAAACATCCCTTAATGTGCTAAGTCTGGATGGCAGTCGGAGTACTGTTGGGTTACACCCAAAGCATCGTCTGGGCTGCAGCTCGGAGTAGAGATTGGAAAGCTAGGTGTCAAACTGACTATTTTCTTGGAATTATCCATGGTCTCCTCTCAGTGCAAAACAATATCTGATCAGAATAAAATGGCCAAAATATTCCATCCATCAATCCTTTATTACGGAGTACCACGGAAACTATACACACCTGTGGTGGGTATCCAGGCGGTGTTGTGATTGCCTTGTAATAATGAAAGACAATCATCAGGAGATTCCAGTGGCCATAGGAAATGTGCCACCATATCCAAGCTGTTGAGTAGGTCTGCAGAATGAGGGGCAGGACGCAGGAGTACACTATCAGCACGATGGAGCTCGTTAAAATAATCACTAGAGCCACAAAAACCTGGGAACGGCAACATGCAGAGTTTCAAATTGGTTTCCAAAATGCTAAACAGGCAATAAACTGTACCTGGTACTCTGCAAGGCAAAGGAAATAAACCTCAAAGGAGCGATTCAGCAAAAGAACCGACTTGGTCATTTTGTTCCCTCCTGGGAAGCACACACCAAAATGAGGTAATAATACTACATTGGATTTACACAGCACCTTTAGTCCCAAATGCATTTGTACATATATTCCAGAGGTGTTTATGAAGCTACTATTCTTGTAGAACCATGAGAGAACGTTTCTATCATTCCAGGCAAAGTGGCAGATATCGAACCAGCAACTCTGTACTGTATGCACAAGTCCTGTATCTTATGTTACACCACCTCCCCTGCCCTTCtctatctatatacagtgctGGGAACAGGATCTCCACAACAATATAGTTTTCCCTGTAACTGCTTCAATGGTAAAAGTTGAAACTTCACTATTACCGATTATACTGAGAAAACATTTACTGAGTCTTAGGGTTCAAGCAATTCATAGGTTTAAGAAAGATTTCCTAGTTTGGTCTATAACACTGTATATGCAAGACGCATAAACTTTAAAAAGGTGCAAACGTTGCTCCATTAAATACTTACTATACCAAACCACCTGGTCACATGATCCACCACCCAATAAATAGGCTCAAAGAGAGACTCAATGACGACATCGCTGTTGGTGAAGGAGTTGTAGCACAGGGAGACGATGCACAGCCGCCAATATCGGAGGTAATCCACCAAACAGCTCAGAAACTTAAATCGCCATCGCCGGTGGCGCAGGCACTTCAGGAACCGGCGCATAACACAGCAAGGGAAACGCCGGCGGCTTCTCATTCCCACCATTCATTACCTGCGGAAAGGATCAAAGAATCACTCAGGACGTGTAGCGATCACTGTAATCAATCCAGCTAGTGCAGTGGTTTTCAAAGTATacttggttaaggaaccctataattatattgtgaaattctggggaaaccTGCAAGCCACGcgaaggcataaccaaatttgcaggtcctaacactacctggttaAAATACTCATTTAActctgttggagggagaatgaccacattgggtctgtccaaacacaggaacatgaaaaaaaaacctgctaACTTAGAAAGTGGGGCGGGCGAGCTTTAACCCTGGGATGGGGGACCACTAACCTCtcttggccaaagcgttataaaccTGCAAGCCACACCAAGTGGCTTAAAATTCTTGTTTTACCTCTTTtaaccaggtagtgttaggacctgcaaatttggttatgccttggcgtgccttgcaggcttataacgctttggccaaaggatttaactaaataacccttattcatgagaatatcagcattgaagtattgtactaatatatttttttgtcatattggttgtagcattgggcatttctgtcttttgttgcattgtaaggaaccccaaccctcttcaatagcacgtctgagattagatgcattgcaaggaaccctaaCGTCTCGGGTCATCCGTCGACAAAGGGGAGCATTTTTCTTGCCAGGCGCCATCTTGGCTTCTCATAACCTTCCATTGATCGTACAGTCTGGATTGACCAGAAACTGTGTCGTTCATCTGTCAGCCTGTTGCTATCCAACCGATGCTGCGCACAGTGATTCCCGACCTAATCTGCGGTATTTACCTAGATGTCGTGATGTAGTCTTCAACAAAACATACATCGTCCCATTGGTTCTGTAGTCCCTGGGTATGGGTATATAAGACTCTATGggacacttttatttatttattgggagCCACTTACCACTTGAAAAAGACCGCTCTGGTCGAAACGTTGCTTCGTTTTTTTGGTTCATTAAAATAGCATTAGAAAATTCGCAGTGCCTTGTGTTATTCTTGTTTGAGCATactatgtaatatataacatgTAATCCAATGTATAATATGTAATACAATTTATAATACAATGTATGCAATGTATAGATGAAAATCTATgcaatgtataatatataatacaatgtatcctggtgtgtgtgtgtgtgtctatatatagtatatatatatatatatatatatatatatatatatatatatatatagacacacacacacacacacacacacacacacacacacacacacacacgccagcacacattgtattatatattatacattgcATAGATtgttataatgtataatatatatatatattatacattgtattatatatatatatacacacacaaacacacatatacacacacacaccagcatacattgtattatatgtatgtatatatatatatatatatatatatatatataatatattgtattgtattatatatatatatatatatatatatatatatatatatatatatatatatataatacaatgtatgctggtgtgtgtttatgtgtgtatatatatatgtgtgtgtgtgtgtgtgtgtgtgtatatatatgtatatacaatgtATAATATACAATGTATAATAAGTAATGGGATTGGTCTCCCACACAATAACCCCCGAGAATATGAGGCTGAAGCCAGCACGGTGCTTGCATCCGTCCCCTCACCTGCCCGCTGTGTCAGTGTCACTCAGCTGAAGATGACAGGCTCGTGTACACAGCGCTGTCCCATCCCGGGACACAGCGGCACCAACACCCGGACAtcactgtgtgcagcgctctCCTGCAGCCTTCAGGCATGCGCGTCACCGGCCGAGCGCATGCGCCTCTAAACACACAGGGGCCGCGCATGAGCACAGAGGGGAATCACGCATGCGCGCAGGGGGCGCATGCGCACTCTGTGCCTGAGTGCTACTTTGTGTCGGTATGGAAAGAAGTGGAAGAGCAGGTTCTAAGCCGGTAACACATTGTCATAGAGCGTTACTCATAAaggcggatatatatatatatatacagtatataaataatagATTGAAGAACGAGACAAGTTCCATGAAGCTAGccccatctatatatatatatatatatatatatatatatatatatatatttccgccTTTATGAGTAACGCTCTATGACAATGTGTTACCGGCTTGGAACCTGCTCTTCCACTTCTTTCCATACCGACACAAAGTAGCACTCATAGTACatatagtacacacacacacatatatatatagaacttgTCACGTACTTTAatctattacatatatatatatatattagattagATTAGGGAAACAAGAGATTATGGCATTACAGCTAATTGACTTTATAGGCTAAGGCATAAACCAGTATtgtcaaatgtacacattatgtaATTATCTCTTCTTAAAGTACACATAGGTATCGCCAGTCTGGGTAATAGGAACATTTGGTTCATCTTGTGTTCACCATTCGTTTTTAATTAGTACCCGTCACGGAGGTAAAGTGTTTAATATAATTGTTTGCAAGCATCCAATCAGTCACAGGAGGTGGgtatatataccaggggtggggagATACAATGGtattatgcccctgaggaagccctagaggagaaacgcgtagggcagaccctgcagtcattgcaggcatttcaaaccgagcagagtgagacgcgctgcagaacggagtggagatagcgctgtgacgtcattggaggtcgaagtctcgcgagaattggagccggagcacgtgacgcggaagtaaaccaggctagcagcagtgcagtggaccggacagcttactctacgagtgtgagagactcaatttaaactctcaactgcttgaaattatttcacaccatgtgagtgagatactgtttgttattttttagatagtttttacaataaaaggttttatactatttttgttccattgtccctcttccccttcccccccccccccctccctggtgagctatatcccatattaaggagacacgcagctgcagatgaaaaggtgacccctgaagcaagcagcagtcgtggagagtctgagatccatgcaaacagcaaagaaatcccagcagcagtgttcctgaatcccagtggtggattaaaggcttatatttggctgattaagtgtaagtgtataccttaccaccttaactctgaaagtaacagacatactgccctatgatatttttctctttgtttctttcctggcttatttgcgcctaggtcatttcttctctacattatccattgcggcaagtgtggagccgcagacctaattggctgcattcaagcaagaatagattgtaaggtataacacctcctgtttgactgattggcaaggggtagttaatatttttactactacaaccccactaagtgtttggaatttgcGCTGATTGTATTCTGTTTTCTCTGTATCCATCCACTACACAGTTAGCAGCATTTCCTATACACAGTGTCAAAATGGCCACAGCAATAGAAAATGATTCTATATTTTATATGAGGAAACATAGAGGCGGAGAACTAGATAATATATTTTCAGACGATATAAGGTTAGAAAGTGTATCAGGAGATGACGAAGACTTAGACACTTTATTTTTGAAATTAGAAAGGTTGATGATTAAGGATACAAAAGCCTACTGGGAGGTGATTGCGTTAGAACAATATATTTCAGTAGACAGGATACCGAGAGGTTTAAGGATCTTTAAAGACCCAACCTCGGATCAGGATGATATCCTATTTATGACAGAATGGAACAAAATTTTAGACAAAGCATCAATGGAGTTGATGAAATTTTTAATAACACATAGGAACAAGGCTCTAGTCACTCTAGAAACTGATATACAGGTGATAGAGAAAAAATTAAATGACTTAGATAAAACTGAGAAACACAAAGAGATTGAAAAGAAGGTTAAATTAAGAACAGACAAAGTTGAAAGGGAAACTAAGCTGTCCAAACAAAGGAAGTTTAGGAGAGATAAAGAGGACTATGTGAATAATTGCTATAGATCTTGGAAAAAGAATCAATCAGACAATAAAGTAGAGGTCAAGGAGACCAATTCCAATGAGGTACAACAGGGACatcaaaatgtaaatgaaaataGATACATGGGTCCTAGACCTAATACGCATTATCACAAGGATAACAGATAttggaacaaaaataaatatcatCATGATAGGGATAGACGAGGGTCAGGGAACTATAGGGGTAGGCAACATAGTTGGAAAGGACAACAGAGTTACCATACTACCAGACAAGAATATGCAcccaaagagaaagaaagggaggaTGTTTTTGTGGATGAGGAGAGACCATCCACATCAGCGTCTTCTTTTTTAGAACGgaagcaacagagagagagaccaggggaagTAATAAAAGCACAACTGAAGGAGGACACCAAATCCCATACTCCTCAGAAAAGGAAGATAGAAAGCCCACAaaaagaggaacgagaggagggacaaaaaccagcatcAAAAAAACAAACAGTGTAAGAAAGCAGCAGACTGGTATATTTAATCTAAGCGACACCACTCTCACCCAAGAGCATATTAACATACTGCAAAGAGGCTTAGCTTTTGCCCCCACAAATAAGATCAAcacattcaatacatatattGATGTGAGTAAGTTTGCTAGAAACCTAACCCTCAAAAAATACTTCCTAAAACAAAACTTGACACATGAGGTCACTCAGGGTGGAATCTCCACTTGTGAGAGATTTGTTCATACAGCATGTAAAAAGAACTCCATATTCTTTCCAAGCTATTTAAAAGGAGgacacatagatacattcacaaaATCAGTTCAAGAAGATATTGAAAAGCTAGAGAGAGACAAGAAACCAAGAACCCTGAAAAATCTAACGAAAGGTGAATTAAAAGCAGTTGACGAGTTGTCCAAAAGACAGGACATTGTAATCAAAccggcagataaaggggggggggtggttatcTTAAATAGAAGAGATTATGATATAGAATCCCACAGATTATTAGGTGACAGTGAAACATATAAACTACTACAGGGTAACCCAACAGAACAATACAAAAAAGAACTATTGGGACTACTAAATGAAGGATTAAGGGATGGGATTCTAACAAAATCAGAATGGGAATACCTAAACACCGAGTCCCCAAGAGTCCCAATCTTCTATTACTTGCCTAAAGTGCACAAGAGCACCACCCACCCCCCAGGACGCCCTATAGTCTCAGGGATAAAATCCCTAACCGCTAACCTCTCGGGCTACATAGACACATTTCTAAAGAGTACAGTTAGGAACTTGAGATCCTATGTGCAGGACAGTATTCAGATAATCAACACCGTACAGAATATGACATGGAGCGATAACTACCTTTTGGTTACATGTGATGTGTGCACATTGTACACAGTGATAGATCACACACAAGGATGTAACGCAGTTAGGGATACCCTTCTTCGAAATGGGGAATTAGACCCAATACAAACCAGATTCATTGTAGATTGTATTCGACATATACTTAGCCATAATTACTTTTGGTATGACGACAAGTACTATTTGCAAATcaggggcactgctatgggcaccagatttgccccaaactatgccaacatttttatgggcatgtgggaagacGAATACATCTGGTCCAACCATGAGTTTGGGGCAAGTCTGGTGTCCTGGCAgagatacattgacgatattCTATTTGTATGGGACGGGAGCCTGGAGAGACTACAGCTATTTCTAACCACACTTAACAACAATCCCTACAACCTGAAGTTCACATATAAATATAGTCAAACGACCATCGACTTTTTAGATTTACAGTTATATGTGTTGAATGGGGTTTTAGAAACCAAAACGTTTGTAAAAGAGGTGGACTGCCATAATTTCTTGATGGGGGATAGTGGTCATCTAGATAGGTGGATAAACAACATCCCCCTGGGCCAACTACAAAGAGTAAAACGAAACTGTACTCAGGATAACGTTTTCCAGGAACAAGCAAATGATCTAATGGAAAAGTTTATTGATAGAAAATACAAGAAAGAAGTTGTAGATGAGGCCTTTAGCAGAGTCAAACAGATGGAGCGTAAAGACTTGTTAACTTACAAATCAAAAGAAATCAAGGAAAATAGAGGTGAGGAAGGCAAAATATCTGTGCCATTCGTTACACAATTTACGAGCTCCTCCAAACATATTAGGAAGATATTCCAAAAGCATTGGAATATTCTCCAAAAAGACCCTATTTTACAAGGGATTTTACCAACTAAACCCGAAATTATTTTCACCAAGGCCCCTAACCTCAAACAGAGATTAGCTCCCAGCTGCTTGAAAAAAGAATGCATCAAACCTGTAAGTATAACAAATGGCTTCTATAAGTGTCTGACATGCAGAGGCTGTAAATTATGCCAAAATACATCAAAGTCTTATAAACAAATAACATCTGCAACAACAAATGAAGAGTTtgaaataaaggattttattgaCTGCAACTCAAGTCATGTAATATACATGCTACAGTGCCcatgtaataaacaatacatagggaGGACAACACGTAAATTGAAACTAAGAATTGCTGAACACGTGAAAAATATAGAAAGAGGTTTTGTCCAACACAGTGTATCAAAACACTTTAAGGAATACCACGGCCAAAACCCAAATGGTCTACAATTTGTTGGAATAGACAAAATTCATCCCAATTGGAGGGGTGGGAACCAGGTCATAAAAATATCCAGACAGGAAactttctggatttataccctaaaaacgttAGCACCTTTGGGTATGAATATTGATATTGACCTGGGGTCCTTCCTGAGAGAGTAATATTAATATCCTACTCGACATACCTCTATATTTTCGGTACTGTATTCAATTAAGTGTTCTTGTCCATATTCCATCTTCCCCTATGTAGGCCTGTAAGATGCCTCCCAAAAATCCTGTGAATTGTTGTACAAATCTTAGACTATCAACCCCTGCTTAAGAGAAGTAAGATAAGCCAAATTATCTGTTTAGTCTGAGTGCTTTAAAGTAGGAAGAATGTAATTACTGTTCAATGGCCTTTGGTGTCCTTGATTACTGAAAGTACCGCTCTTCTTTCTTGACTTCAATTCACTTAgcttatgggaagatcattaaatAGGTGCTTATCcatcctgtcccccttggaagCATTTATGTTTATTATGTTTAATATTAGTGTGTAGCTATCTCTTACCCCAATATGACTGTGGGTTGTATCACTCTTGATACCATCTAACTCATGCCATTAGTACTAATATAATGCTCCACATGATATAGTGGATTATATAGTGTAAATACTGTGTCACATATAACAATCAGGAACACCAACAGTATAGA
It encodes:
- the ZDHHC16 gene encoding palmitoyltransferase ZDHHC16 isoform X2: MVGMRSRRRFPCCVMRRFLKCLRHRRWRFKFLSCLVDYLRYWRLCIVSLCYNSFTNSDVVIESLFEPIYWVVDHVTRWFGIVFVALVIILTSSIVLIVYSCVLPLILQTYSTAWIWWHISYGHWNLLMIVFHYYKAITTPPGYPPQAQTDTPSVSICRKCIAPKPARTHHCSICSRCVLKMDHHCPWLNNCVGHYNHRYFLSFCLFMTMGCVYCSVSSRVMFREAYSAIETYNQTPPPSFSFRERVFQKCIIYLWVLCSSVALALGALTLWHAILITHGETSIERHINKKEIKRLQSKGKLFHNPYSYGRCHNWRIFLGVETKKHWVTRVLLPSSHPPDGNGLTWAAPSWIPNKQAFVHAI
- the ZDHHC16 gene encoding palmitoyltransferase ZDHHC16 isoform X1; translation: MVGMRSRRRFPCCVMRRFLKCLRHRRWRFKFLSCLVDYLRYWRLCIVSLCYNSFTNSDVVIESLFEPIYWVVDHVTRWFGIVFVALVIILTSSIVLIVYSCVLPLILQTYSTAWIWWHISYGHWNLLMIVFHYYKAITTPPGYPPQAQTDTPSVSICRKCIAPKPARTHHCSICSRCVLKMDHHCPWLNNCVGHYNHRYFLSFCLFMTMGCVYCSVSSRVMFREAYSAIEKMKHLDKERLQVAANETYNQTPPPSFSFRERVFQKCIIYLWVLCSSVALALGALTLWHAILITHGETSIERHINKKEIKRLQSKGKLFHNPYSYGRCHNWRIFLGVETKKHWVTRVLLPSSHPPDGNGLTWAAPSWIPNKQAFVHAI